The Thamnophis elegans isolate rThaEle1 chromosome Z, rThaEle1.pri, whole genome shotgun sequence DNA window GTATAAGAAGAACAAGGAGAGCTTTTGGGTTCATTGCTGCAAAGATATGCCTTGAAGACTCACCAGATGTTTAAATGAAGGCAGTTCCAAAGACAATTCAATAGCTGCTAGATGGCAAGAGACTTTATCTATTTTCTGCAGGAAATGGGACTTTACTGGATTGGGTCCAAAAAGTGGAGGCTTAGAATTCATGGCTTCGGTTAAAAAGTAAACGCCCTTTCACTGAGCTTTAATCTCTTCAGGATGCCAAAAATGAATAATGCATGTACTAAAAGACTATGGATAACAGGAAAGGAGCTAAATATTAAATTGAAAACAACAGATTACCTCATTTTGAAAAGATTCCTGAACCTATTGCTACATTGCTCATTGATGCATTTTTACTATTCCCCAAACAAATTAATAGGCTGTGTATTACTCTTAATAAGAGTAATGTTGCTCTATTAAGTACATAGCACAACTGTTATTGGTATAAAACCTGAGATAAATCTCAAAAGTGCATAGAAGTAAATTGGAGGATCAGTTGATCTACTGCTGCAAAGAACTGAAGTTGGACTAGAATGCTTAGGATGTAGCATAAGTTAGAATAACTAAGAACAGCTGATGGACTGCAATAGTAGAGTTTGGCGTTATCTTCAGAGATTAAGTTTATCTGATCACAGAAAGTTAGAGGAAAGCTGCACAAATGAAATATATGGGAGAACTGCAAGTGGTGCAGCTTGAGAAATTGCAGCCAGTgttagaaataaattatttaggTCACTTTTGCACTAGCAACCTATTGCATTTTGTAGTCTTTCGGCAATGGCTGTGTCAAAATTATATTAATGAGGATGTGCTTTACATCAGCTTAGAGTAGTGCACTGAAGATGATGTAGGTCATTAGTGAAGAAACAGCCTTAGAATCATTGTAAGCAAGCAATAGAAGGTAATGAAATTCAGAATATGTGGAGAAAAAGTACCATTACACCATGCAGTGGTGGAGGCAGGTTACTAAGACTGCTGTGACCCTAAATCAAGTTTCTCCTACTGGAGCAATTGGAAATTTTTTTGAGATAAGGATTTGAGACTGTCTCAGCATACTGCACAGAGGAAATGAAGATAAAAACCATATTATAATAATGTAAGGATTTAGGATATTTAGattgaatatttttattaatcaGTTACAGGAATCAGTTTTCAAGGTGTAgagaacaaatgaacaaacaagtCTATATCATTATTTGCCAAAGAAAGTGTAACTTTCATCAGTTCTTTGTCCAGGCAGCAAGAATAGTTGTGACATACTGAGTGTATCAGGCAGCAATAGGATAACTACATACTTAGAATAATAATAGATAGTTAGAATAAATATGTTCTTGGAATTTTTGTGATTAGAATGATACATGAAGTTCAGGAAATTCTGGTTTTTACTGCAATGCAATATATTTTCCATGAAGATAAAAGCCTATTATCTTTATGTGAACAAGGCTGTCAGGAAGCATCTGTCTGTgaaagggctttttaaaaaaggaagagggcTTCCATATAGTAGCTCTTAACTACTGTAAACGCTGCATTTCTGCTGAGTACTAGAATTGTAATTGTTAAAGATCATTCATGTTCCAGGAAGTCTGTCATTATGGGTAGTCCTAAAGTTATAACAGTTCGTTTGGTGggcgttcgaagttacaacagcactaaaaaagtaACATGATCGTTTTCCACACGTACAATCTTTGTAATATCCTtgtgatcatgggatcaaaattcagacacttggcaactgaataCATGGCGGTtgcagtgctccaggatcttttgacaagcaaagtcaatgtggaagccagattcacttaacaaccatgttactaactgaacaactgcagtcgttcccttaacaactgtgacaaacaagttgtaaaatggggtaaacttctcttaacaactgtcttccttAAGAGGAAtttgggggctcaattgtggttgtaagtcgaggactacctgtatttggccAGGAGTCATACTCCCATGCATATTTCatgcatagttttttttttaatctcatagTTCTGTGACTGAAATAGAGGAAAATAATCCCCCGGGGAAAAAAGGAattaatggaaaaataaagaaaactataCCAGATCCAGATGACTAGTTCACAAAAGAATCTATGGCTAAGCCAGCACAAGTGGCAATTGCTAATATACCGGATGTGGGGCAGAAATAAAATTGGGAGACTTGACAATGCAGAAGAGGGAAACTAATTAGCCAGAAGATTGACTAAGATATGCTCTcatggggtgggagtggggtggggtgtcaAATAAGTCAGGATAATGGCCAAAATCATGTGAGGTACTTCCCCTTTTTTATATGTGTCAGACATGTTTAAGGTGGGATTTCAATTAGGTagtctttgctgccatcttgattttttcaaAGTATGCTTCATCATGTTTTCATTACTATACAGTTCCAACTAGATGCCTATGAATGGCAGAAAACATACCAGTAAGATTTAAGTTATCTTCATCGCTGGTTGCTATCTTAGTTCTACTGCCTCCAGTCTGACATCCTGCCTAAATGAAAGTTCCCAGAAATATTATACACCTCAAGGCTACACCTGAGTAATGTCAGATTAAGATTAAGAATTTGaaaccttcctcccttctcctcccctttctgCAGGCAGATAAGTGGCCGTTGCTAGGGGGAGAGGCTCAAGGGGAGGGGAATTGACTGGGTGGtcaggagatatatatatatatatatatatatatatatatatatatatatatatatatatatatgtatatgtatatgtatatgtatatgtatatgtatatgtatatgtatatgtatatgtatatgtatatgtatatgtatatgtatatgtattatgtatgtatgtatgtatgtacgtgtgtgtgcgtgtgtgtgttgtatttgtgctgataaataaagggagactagtatagatctatttcaagctatttagctctcatcagctagccatacccttactgggattcaaacctgtgctgtattgcatcttaggcaaacgtcttagccattaagccacaggtctctttcttatcagctgaagccagggaagaaggtatatatttagtgtcacaacccctggtatgccccaattatgggaggaagctaactgcttccattatcagcacaggttcgaatcccagtaagggtatggctagctgatgagagctaaatagcttgaaagagatctatactagtctccctttatttatttatcagcataaatacaaatataacaaaggcaacagtaaaaatattgggtttctgtcgtgatggactcttgtgacgagctgattgacagataatggaagctgtttgtcttcccagcctggtgcaggtctacaattttgtttctggtatccttcaacagctctttggtcttcaccatagtggagtttggagtgtgactgtttgaggttgtggacaggtatcttttatactgctaacaagttaaaacaggtgccattaatacaggtaatgagtggaggacagaggagcctcttaaagaagaagttacaggtctgtgagagccagaaatcttgcttgtttgtaggtgaccaaatacttattttccaccataatctgcaaaaaaaatcttgtgattgatgtgattgtctggatttgttttctcattttgtatctcatagttgaggtctacctctgatgtcaattacaggcctctctcatctttttaagtgggagaacttgcacaactggtggctgactaaatacttttttgccccactgttatatatatagattgtcttggcaacgtttcagcgaggtccgaCTCCCcaacttcaggctggtgtttttggcttaaagtgtggttggagctgccgtctttctgtaaatcttggtgggggtgtgtggagtgctggctttgtttcaataagtggattgattggctgtgtgattgtatcatgagtggtagattgatgctgattggtgctggctgtgtgtccgttgttgttttctgttgtaacagcctgggtggtgaatggggctcgtttgttgactagggctggtttctagatgtctggtaggtgggaggtatcatcacatttattcatgttgtgggggtgtttctctatttcgatagcttccataattattctcttgttgaagtgtagTTACCACTAGAGAAGTGCAGATGTGGAACAACCATCTTAACCAATTTAGCTTGTGCCTCAATATCAGAAAGACTGAATATTTAGAGAGCAGTCCAAGCAATGCCATCATACAAGTCAGCAGTGAGAATCTAGTGAAGACCAACTCCTTTTGTCACCTAGGATCCCATCTACAAAGTGATGGCAGCATCAAAAACAAAGTGTGTGCAAGAGTAAACAAAGTATGGTTACGGTGGAAAGCGATCACTGGTGTGCTCTATGATTGACTCATGCCAATCCATATAAAATCAAAGTTATATGAAACATGGTGCACCCAGCAGTTCTATATGTTGCTGAGTGCTGGACAGTGACCAAATGTTAATTGAGTGTACTTTACATGCCGGTGAGATGAGCACACTTTCTTGGTTTTTAGGTGTTTCTCTCCTTGACCTTGTAAGCCACCACACAGTTTAGAAGCAAATGGGCACTGTGTCAATATCAGAGAAAATGCAGGAGAAACACTTAGTGTGATATGGCTATGTTCAATCAGCAGCACCTCACACAGTTGCGTTACATCACCTTCCACTTTAATATAGATGGCAAGTGCCCCATGGAAGACAACAGAGAAGATGGCAAAATACAATAAATGTGGGCATAAAAAATGTCGTGTTAAACCCAGATGCTGCATTTGATTGTGTAAGATGATGATTGTTGACCCGAAAAACAGATTTTTCACCTGCAAGAAAAATGCTAGGATGATTATGACATTTGTTTTCTGGTAGTTCATATTTCCCAGTCTTCACAATAATGTATAAGTGCTCTCCACAGGAATGGTGAAAGGATAACCTTATCCACATAAAAGTGGATTGGGATATTCCTCTCAGTTAAGTTAGGCAGATGAAATCACCAGTGATTAAAATAGGAGACAataaaattgttagcaaaatttaaTAATGGAGCAAAGAGAAATCCTTGTTAAACATCCAAGGTTAGGGGAATTGAATCAGTGCATTGACCCGGAGCACTGTGCGTAGCTCTCAGGACAATATAACTGtagatattattaataaaataagtcTTTAATTTATAATATTAGGCAATAATTTCTTCCATACAATTTCTCTTGTATGTTATAAAAAGCTGATTTTTTGTTTGTGACAGCTGCATACAATGGAACTTAAGACTGGGCATATTTTTCTGCTAGGTAGGATAAAATTATTGCTCAATCAAATGTACATCTACCTTGTTTAGACCCTACTTATTCTTCTATTAAGATGTTATTATCTTctgtacaataaaaaaaaatcacgtgTGAAACACAAATATTCATATAGGAAATCTATTGTGTACATGGATCTGCATTTTTATCATGCATTTCACTATGTTCAGGCTAGCTAATTAAGAATAGCAAAGATGGGCAACAATTAGTTAATCTATCTAGCATTCATTTCAGCTGAAAGTGCCCTAAAACTGACCTTTTGTTAATGGTAAAAGCAGTCACCAGAAATGGAAAACTCTATGCAGAATAGGGAAACCcctttttcattgttgttttccAAAACTAATCACAGTAAAGGCAATTTTCCCCAACTTTCTCTTAAAACCACTTCCTCTTGTAAGGCACATCTATGTTTGTGTTATTGGAATTTTCTTCTCTGTCCAGAATAAACACAACTCAAGTGAGTAATTCTGCAGAGACTTTCTCCATCAAAGATCAGAATCAAGACTTGTCTACTCAGAAATGTGGTAAACCTTGCAGCATAAAATGAATAGATATCATTAACTGATTTTCAGTTATAGGTATTCTATTAGCCCTACTGCCAAAATATCAGTCCTTGAACATTTTTGAGAATTTTGAATCCCCTTCCAAATGTCCCTACTTCTCATCTTGCTGGAAATTGTGAGAATTAAAGTTCCCAAACTAGTGTGCCAAACTGGAGACTGCCCCAACCCCCCTCAGTAAGCCAAATTTATCTTTGGCAACTTTGTCCATGTGCTTCCAACTAGAGAAAGAAGTTTTTGATTATTGTGTTCTATGCTATGTTTTCATTGAGTTGCTTAACCCTttactttcttttgctttttgatCACTGGCCATTTAACCGAGATAGGTGGCAGCATTGAACTGCTCGTGGCTGATCTCCCAAATGTAGTACATACTTAGAAGACCACTAAGAACTAGTAAGGTTGTAACATAGATTGGACAGCTGAAATAtcttggaagaaggcaatgaaaAGTTATCTCTATACTTTTGCCAAAGATGGGACTACTGGTCAGCAGAAACAGGGCTCCACTTGAAGAGTACATCAACTATTAGGCTGAATTCTTAACATGCCAGTAGTATTTCTTAGTATCATTTTAACTTCCCATAAATAGTTAATTaaggatcagaattcttttaaagATCTATTTTATTATGTTTACTGATCTATTGGATTCAAGGTATCGAACAGGAAGAAGAGACACAATGCAAGCAGTTGACCTAAAACCATCAGAAGCCATTATTGATCTATTTGAGCAGTTCTGATCTTTttcctgagagaaaggaagcaaAGGATATAAAAGAGCCGGATgtcaaataaattatataaattagagatttaatttaatttaacaataaaataatcTCAAAATGGTGAACTATTGACTTCCTTATCAATAGCACACAAGATAAAAAGTAAAATGGTTCTAAATCTTTGGAAGATGCATTTAGAGTAAGCATTTAAATGGATTTTCAAACATAAAAATAGTTTAGATAGGACTGTAACTCATAAAGCCAGGTTAGTTGCACAAGGGTTTgctcagtcagccaatgactatgatgaaGTCTTTGCGCCTAGTTTAAAGGCTATAAGGTTACGTGCAGCATTAGTGTGGgcagctaagaatgaatatatagttaATCATTTAGATGTAGAGACAGCATATCTGCATGCACCattgcaacatactatatatttacagaagcctGCGGGATTTAAAACTGATAGAAAAACTGATTGCTGGAGGTTGAAAGAGTGTCTTtatggcttgaagcaatcaggatatgaatggaatcaatgtatagtTAAAGAACTAAGAGCTGGCATGgttgatccatgtttgtttaagaaagaaagtgatggtgtgatttcattgttgctattgttcactgataacatagcattaatcactaaaactgagcaagaagctatgaggatTATAACACTGTAAAGGAGCAGTTCAATATAAAACATCTCAGTGAAattaggcaatatcttggtttacaaatagataaaaccaggggaggatacaaaatctcacaaaccgagaagattaaccagctactcagaacGTTTGGGATGGAATTGTTtaaaccagctaaaactccaatgggtcaggaatttagccatgatgatgtaaaaaCCCCAACAAGACTAAATTTCTCTGAGCAGGTAGACTGCCCAGCCCTGGAATTTTTCCATATTAAATCCTAGATGAGATAACCCTTCCACATTCAGAAATGGCATGCAATTTGAGAGTATTTTCTGGATTCACAGTTCCTGCCTGAAGAATATTCAGCAACTGTAATCAGGAAGACATTTACTGATATTAATATATGCACCTGTTACTGAACCAGGGCCCTCTGCAAACAATCCCATCCCAGTCACCTTGCATGTGGACTATTGCAGTGTCATCTAAATGGGACAGCCCTTGAAGACCACTTGAAAGTAACAACTAGTTCAGAATATGAGAATGGAAGCAGAGATGGGCATTCCTCAGTACGCCCATATATAATTGCTACTCCATGAATGGCATTGGCTACAAGACAGATTCTGGATGTAATTCAAGATCATTGTTATTACCTGTACATCAGTTGTGATgttcaaattatttactattggttctgtgggtgtggcatgatttggtgggcgtggcaggggaaggatacggtaaaatctccatcctgctgaataccacctccctTCATGGCATAGGTTTTGCCTGTTTGAAGGGGCTGCCTTTCTCCAATGGTTTCTGTCTTTCTATATTATCAAATAGAGCGGGCACACTCTTGTTTCTATTAATTAAATATCATCTCATGGATCCAGAAAATAGGCCTTTTCTGGAAGAGCTCCTGCCTTCTAGAACATCCTCCTCTCATATTGTATGTTTCAATCCtcaaaagctttttaaaagttttggaaaacctggcttttcctccAGGATTAGGATGGATGGTAAGGCTCTTTTAAATTCTAtatatttctattgtatttaATGTAGTGTGCTAATGAATTTGGACAGCCctctaggagagagagaggaaaggaaggaaggaaggaaggaaggaaggaaggaaggaaggaaggaaggaaggaaggaaggaaggaaggaaggaaggaaggaaaaagcagtaggttttttaaaaattccttacTGATTATTACTCTCATTATAGTGGGGAAGGAGAACAATACTGCCATTTCAATATCCAGCCTGCACTATGCAATACAATctgataaaataatattttgtaactTTAGTACTTCTAAAACTGCTGTGATGATGACTGTTCCCCAAACCAAATAAGTAAATAACAGTTTCTTGTGCTTGTAAGATTTCTGGCTGGAAGCTcctagagagagaaataacttAAGTGACAACATTGATTTAGCTGTTTTTACATTCTGTTTCTTTATATGTTACAATTATTTATAAACTGCCTTTTGGaattaaaaaaaccttcaaaAAGACTTGCAAACAATATAAACATGCAAGTAAATAAAAATTCAAGGCAACTTTCGGAAAAACAAGGTTGCTTTTCACTGAACTGCTATaataggaggaaggggagagaagaataCAGATGGGTAACCATCCTGTCTTTCTCTCACAACATCTTGCCAAAAAGGAAGTTAAAATGGTCTAATGGAGAATGATAATTTGGAATTTGGATCATCTGACTGAAAGGACATAATGCTTTTTTGCTCAGAAGGATCAAGAAAAATTTACTTGAGGTTGCCACTTGGGATAAAACTGACATGTTTGTATCTTCTGCTTATTAAACACAAAAAAACCTCAAAAGAAAGCCATCTTCAGAGGACAAAGGCATTATCACCTGGAAATCAAATTACAAATTGCATTGGGATCTCATAAAAGGATTATATATTAATAAGAGATCATTTCTGAAAATATAGGGTTAAGGTATGCTGAGTATTCTGGAGTAGGTTAGAACCAATACTCAGCAGAACCTTGCTTCTTACTCTGCAATTACAAACAGTACAAAGCCTGAACTTAGAGGATTTGCTAATATAGGAATCTGAAAAGGACATCGAATCATTAATAGGCTACAGGGAGAGCCAAGGGAAgaggtggctaagacgctgaacttgttgatcagaaaggttggcagttcgaatccatagTGCCGCATAACAAAGTGAGttaccgttacttgtcccagcttttgccaatctagcagttcgaaagcatgtaaaaatgcaagtagaaaaataggaaggtaacagtgttccgtgtgcctttggcatttagtcatgctggccacatgatcatggagatgttttcggacagtgctggttcttaggctttgaaacggagatgagcaccatccctagagttgggaacgactagtacatatgtgcgaggggaacctttacttttgccATTTACAGGGAGAGTATAAACATAAGAGAGGCTGATACTCTTGGAATCAATCTGTATCTTCATCCAGTGTGCTTAAATAACAAAGGATATACTGTACATTCACATTTCTGTCAAAGATAAAGACCTATCTAAATGCACACAATAGAAATAGATAGGATTCAGGATTTACTTGATGGAAATAGAAAATCTGCATACTTACCAGCGACATCTAGATCCAGCTTGAAGCCAACAAAGTGTGTATGAATTGTTCCCAGAGTGTAGTCTCCAACTCTGTTTCCATATTCTAGACCATCATTATGGAGGTAAGATGAACTTATATAACCAGTGGCACGGACTTTGCTTTCAATTGCTCCATTTGGATTAAATACAAAGTCCCAGATATAGTCATAATTGCCAATAGTGGACACAGAGCGGAAGACCAATGCTGTGCTTCGTAGCCCTCCATAATACAGAGaatgaaaattggaaaagtgacGCCGAAATGGAACTCCCATATCCTGTTCAAAAACACAAATAGCATCACGAATAATGAGAGGTCTTTCTACTTCTGCTAGGAAGGTAACGTTAAGATAAGTAGCAGAATAAGGGCAGTCAAGGCCTCGCATAAGAGGAGATGAGAACTTTCCAATTCCAAAACTTCCATCCATGTATCTAATAGACATCCCACCAGGGTTGTTGGAGCCATAGACGGACATAGCGTCTTGCACACTGAGCTCATACACAACCCTTTCATTTTTGAACCTAATGTCAAAAAGTTGTGGTCCTCTATGCAAATCCATTCGGTAGGCAAAACTCCAGGATTCAGAGTGGACTTGGTTGTTTTTCACAATGTAACGTGGTCCAAAAGGTTCATAATTCAGGGAACTCAGTTTGGCATGATGCACCCTTGGTTTCATTGAGGAGAATCCCCCATCAACTGGAACTCTGTTCACCGTTTCCACAT harbors:
- the LOC116521211 gene encoding LOW QUALITY PROTEIN: membrane primary amine oxidase-like (The sequence of the model RefSeq protein was modified relative to this genomic sequence to represent the inferred CDS: substituted 1 base at 1 genomic stop codon) translates to MNQKVLFLMLFLAFLAIFALVCILLTRGGKYESCASQSRALTEHLNNKWSWLFADVSQEELVHVVQYMKSNLGATLEDASHAKPSDNCIHSVDLELPSKADTLSCLDQGGRCPPRQALVVVYFGNQPDPNVTEYVVGPLPQPLYHRDVTVQKYGGQLPYYRRPSLIAEHKQMAHFLQSTVFPTAPSFMHEVLNYDGANLAAMTTSPKGMKSGDRATWLILYQNVTGFFLHPVGLEVLIDHKNLDITHWIVKKVFYGGQYYRDMAQLEREFIERHVHVETVNRVPVDGGFSSMKPRVHHAKLSSLNYEPFGPRYIVKNNQVHSESWSFAYRMDLHRGPQLFDIRFKNERVVYELSVQDAMSVYGSNNPGGMSIRYMDGSFGIGKFSSPLMRGLDCPYSATYLNVTFLAEVERPLIIRDAICVFEQDMGVPFRRHFSNFHSLYYGGLRSTALVFRSVSTIGNYDYIWDFVFNPNGAIESKVRATGYISSSYLHNDGLEYGNRVGDYTLGTIHTHFVGFKLDLDVAGLKHTIXEEDVLEGRSSSRKGLFSGSMR